The Armatimonadota bacterium nucleotide sequence CTCGCGGCCCTCTCGAGCTTGTCGAGGCGGTCCTTTACGGCCACGTTGTCGCGGCTTTCGCGCAGCGCCTTCAAGTTGGCGATCTGCTCGCGTTCGACCGTCTCGTCGATCTCAAGCAGCGGAATCTCCAGCTTCTCATCCTCATGGACGTACTCGTTCACGCCCACATGGATCTTGCGCTTGGCCGAAAGAGCCTTCTGATACTCGTAAGCCGACCTTGTGATCTCACGTTGTGGGAAGCCGTTCTCGATGGCCTTGACCATCCCGCCAAGTTGCTCGATCTCGGCGAAGTACTTCTCGGCCTCATCCTCCAGGTCCCGCGTCAAGCGCTCAACGTAATAGGAGCCGCCAAGCGGATCGGCGACGTTGGCCACGCCGCTTTCAAAGGCGATCACCTGCTGAGTGCGAAGTGCAATCTCCACGGCCTTGTCTGAAGGAAGCGCGAGTGCCTCGTCCATCGAGTTCGTGTGAAGACTCTGGCAGCCACCGAGCACACCGGCGAGCGCTTCGAGCGCGGTGCGCACGATGTTGATCTCTGGCTGCTGGGCCGTGAGGCTGCAACCCGCCGTCTGAACGTGGAACCGACAGAGCCAGGATCGGGGGCTGGTCGAACCGTACTTCTCCTTGAGGTGCCTGGCCCAAATCCTGCGCGCGGCCCTCAGCTTGGCGATCTCTTCGAAGAAGTCGAGGTGGGAGTTGAAGAAGAAGGAAAGGCGTGGGGCGAAATCGTCGACCTTCATCCCGGCTTCGAGGGCGTGTTCGACGTAGCAGAAGCCGTCCGCGAGGGTGAATGCAAGCTCCTGCGCCGCGGTGGCTCCCGCCTCCCGGATGTGGTAGCCGCTGACCGAGATCGTGTTCCACTGGGGCACGTGCTCCGCGCAAAAGGCGAACATGTCGGTAATGAGCCGCATGTGAGGCTCCGGCGGGAAGATCCACTCCTTCTGTGCGATGTACTCCTTCAGGATGTCGTTCTGGATGGTTCCTCGAAGCTTGGCGAACGGGATTCCGCGCTTCTCGGCGTTCGCCAGAAACATCGCGAATACCCACGCGGCAGGCGCATTGATCGTCATCGAGGTCGAGACCTTGTCCAGCGGGATGCCGCCGAACAAAACCTCCATGTCCGCCAACGTATCGACCGCAACGCCTGTCTTGCCGACCTCGCCCTCGGACAGCGGATGGTCGGAGTCCCAACCGTAGAGCGTTGGGTTGTCGAAGGCCGTCGAAAGGCCGGTCTGTCCTTTTTCCAGCAGGAATCGGAAGCGCTCGTTGGTCTGGTGGGCGCTGCCGAAGCCGGCAAACTGGCGCATCGTCCAGAGCTTTCCGCGATACATCGTGGGGTGGACGCCCCGGGTGTAGGGGTATTCGCCCGGCAGCGGAAGGTTCTCTCCCAGGTCCTCGTCAGACACGTCGGACCGATCGTAGACCGGCAGAAGCTCTCGCCCCGAAAGGCTCGTGAAATCGGCATCTCGCGTGGGAGCGGCCTTTCCGACCTCGTCGTCGATCTTCATTTGCGCCATGGTGAAACTCTACGTTACTTTACGGGCTCGATACGCACCTTCGCACACGCTTTTCTCACAAACTCGTATGGGGAGCCGCCCGTTTTCGCCAGCTTTGCGGCTTCTTTGGCAATGGCGGCGTCCGCGCCGATGGTACTGTCGAAGGCCGTCCAAAGCTCCTTTTGGATGGACTGCCTTATCTCTTCGACCAACCGTCTGGCTCTCATCGCCTCGTGTCGGCCGGAGCTGATCAGCTCGCCGGCTTGCTTTTCTATCTCGGCTATGACCTTTTCGATGCCGGAAGATTGCTGAGCGCTCGTCGCGAGCACCGGCGGAGCAGGCTTATCGGGTCTAGGGCCGCTCAAGCTGAAGAGGAACCGGAGGGACTGAAGCGCAGAATCTATTCCGGGAAGGTCTGCTTTGTTGACGACGATCAGGTCGGCCGCTTCGATAATCCCAGCCTTGAGAGTCTGAATCGTGTCTCCCGTGCTGGGCTGGAGGACCAGCACCACGATATCCGCGCATCGCAGCACGTCGAGTTCCGCCTGGCCAACCCCAACGGTCTCGATGAGGATGCGGTCCATGCCATAGCCTTCGATGACTTCGGCGACGTATGGGGTCGAAGGCGATAGGCCTCCGTGGCCCTCGCGCGATGCGAGCGACCGGACGTAAATGTCGGGGTTCCCGACCAGGGCGTCCATTCGCACGCGGTCACCCATAAAGGCGCCACCGGTGAACGGGCTGGAGGGATCGACGGCGATAACGCCCACCTTGTGGCCCTTACCTGCCAGACCTAGAGCGATTGCAGAAGTCAGGGTGCTTTTGCCGACGCCAGGGGGCCCCGTGATGCCGATTCGAACTCCTTTCCCAAGCCTGCCGTCCAGGGCCTTGCGAAGGGCAGGGAAGAGGCTGGGGTCATTCTCCACACGGGTAATCACCCGCGCCAATGCCAGCCGGCTCCCGGAGAGATAGGCGTCGACGAGCTCGTTTGAGAGGCTCTGCGGGTGGATGGGGGTGGGCTTGGAGCTTTTCACGTAGGCCAGGGTTCTGCGTCGCCGCAGCCTCATTGACTATGCCTTTGGGAGCAAGGGCAAGTCAAGCGTGGGTTGGCTGACGCCGCCAACCTTCGGCTTTCACGAAAAAGTCAAAATGACCCGTAACCTTGTGACGACACTTGTCGTCAAACTCAAATGACGACAACTGTCGTCAACGCGCCGCCCGGGTTCAGCCGGCAAGAGCCCGCGGCGGTCGGAGGAAAAATGCTTCGACTCAAACTGACACTACGCGCACTTGGCGCCATCGGCATACTCGGCACCGTGGCCTTGGTCATGGCCCAACAGATCGCCTCGAAAGAGACCGGCGGCAACGGACCTCAGAAGGCCACGGGCTCCCGCTCCAGAGCCGGGGGAGGAGCGGCGATCGTCAACGGCAGGACTTACAAACGGATGGAGTCCGCTCACCCGGGACCCTGGAAGTTTGAAGCGCCCACTGCTGCACAGCACGTTCTCAAATCCTGGATCATAAGTGAAACCAATCGCCTGATCGACCTTGCAAAGGCCCAGAGCCAGCCTGAGCGCGTTCAAGGGATTATCGAGGCTCAGTGCTACTACATCTTGACGACGATGCGACCCGACGAGCAGAAGCACGAGATGTACGACGTCTGGAACGTCGATGTCTGGCAGGCGGGGGGCAAGTGGGACCACGTCACAAGTGCCCCATCCTTGGTCAACGCCCTCGCCAAGATCGAAGCCAAGCAGAACGCGACGATCAGCGCCATCTGGGACAAGGCTCGCGAAGACCACATGCGGCCCTACATGGAGCTCAGCCGACGAATCACAAAGGAAGTCGGAAACGATCAGGTGCGCCATCACCAACGGTATACCGAGGAGCTTCGCAAGCTGCAAGGCGAGAAGTCGAAGTCGGACGTTGCGACGGATCGCATGACCCGATTGAGACCAGCCCTCAACGCCGTCTATGGGCAGCTCAACGCTGCCCAAAAGCGAGAGTGGGACCGGATCCTCGTCAACTTCAACCAGGACGTGCTGTCGGCATATCGCGGCGAGGCCGTCAAGCTTGGCGTGGCAACCAAGTAGTTCGCTTTCACTCTGACCCATCACCTAGACCAGCAAGAAAGGCCCGGCGGTAGCCGGGCCGAAGACCTCAAAGAAGATGAACAAGAACGAACGCTTGAGCCTCGGCGCCTCGGAAGCCGAAGTGCTGACCTATATCGCGAGCCATCCTGGCGTCACCGTCGGCCAGGTGGCTCAGTACTTTGCTTCAGCCAAAGGTTGGGTGCGAACCACCTTGCAGACGACGATGGATCGCCTCCTGGCAAAGGGCCTTCTTCGGCGACAATCCGGGGAAGGCATCGCCCGGTATGAGAGCACCATGAGTTCTGAGAACATCCGAGAGGGGTTGGTGAGCACCTTTGTCGAGGGCACGTTGGGCGGCTCGCTTTCGCCTTTCGTTGCCTATCTGAGCGGCGGAGCGAACATAACGGAGCAAGACCACGCGGAATTGAAGCGGTTGGTCGAGGAGTTGGACAGGAGGAGAGGGAAGTGATCGAAACCTCGGCTGTAGCTCTACTTGGAGCAGCGCTCTCAGCTTCTCCGTTGGTCCTCTTTGCGCTCGCGTCGGGGCGATGCCCGAAGCTGTCGCCTCGGTTCAGGCTTTGGTCCGGACGCATTGCGTTTCTCAAGCTCCTGCTCGGGCTGCTTCCGCTCGGAATCTGGATTCAGACCCGAGTTCCCGTTGGGTCCGGAACGGGCAGCGACACGCAGACCCCAATGCTATGGGCTTTCCTTCTTTCAGTCTGGCTCTTGGGCGTTTTGGCCGTCCTGGGGGACATGGCCTCCTCTGCGATGAGAACGAGAGCGGTGGTCCGTTTGGCCAAGCCTCTCGCGGTTCAGCCCGAACATGGCGTCCAGTTCTTGGAGGTTCAGGGGGCGGCTTGCCCCATGGCCACCGGGTGGCTCCATCCAAAGCTACTGTTGCCCCCCAACTTCGATCAGCAGGCACAGCAGTCCGCCGTTCAGCATGAACTTGCTCACGTTCGCCATGCCGACTTGGTCTGGAGCGTCTTCTACCGGATCGTCTGCGCGGTGTTCTGGTTTCACCCGCTGGCCTTCGTCTTAGAAAGGGAAGTACACCTTTGGCAGGAGGTCGTTGCAGACCAGTCGGCATGTATGGCAGCGGCAACATCCCCTGCCGAACACGCCGTTCTGATTCTTGCCGCCACCCGGAATGAGCCAACCGCGCTCATCGCAACGGCCCTTTCCGGCGATGGGCGGCTCGTCAAGAGGCGCATGGAGGCGATCTTTCAGCAGGGAAGCGGCTCAAAAGCGCTTCTTCTGGCAGGCATCCTGATCGGCTTTGCCTGTCTGGCTCCAGCTTGGGTGCCCTATTCCAGGGAAGTCCGGAGCATTCCAGCCCGTTCGAGGGCTCTGGCGGAACCCATCAACGCCCCTTCCGTCGAGATGGCCACACGAGCTCAATAAGGCTACTGGGGCGAGACGTCAGCCTCGTGCTCTTTGAAGCTGATTCGGCCCAATTCAGGGGTGACCGCCACGGACGGAGTCGCCTTGGCAGCAACCTCACCGCGCTCGGCCATCTCGCGCACCCTAAGCACCCGTGCCCGCTCTTCGGCACCGGCGGTGACGGGCCACAGCGTCCGCTCAGCCCAGTGGCTCGAAAGGAACTCGTCCCAAACTCGCTTGTAGACGCTCGCAGTGGCTTGGGCAAGCTGCGCCCAGTCGAAGTCGGTCTTGAGCCGAACCCGTGCGTTGGCGTTCAGTCGGCCGGCTCGATCCGGATCCCCCAGCACCCTCAAAATCCCCCAGGCCAGAGACTCTGGGTTGTTGGCAAAGCTGAGGGTTCCAGTGACGTCGTGGAGCACGACCTCCTTCAGACCGCCTGCGTCGCTGGCGACAACCGGAATGCCCGCCGCCATGCCCTCGAGCGCGACGATTCCGAACGGCTCATAGAGAGAAGGGAAGACCGCCACGTCGGCGACCCGGTAAAGCTGGTGCAAGCTCCTGTTGGCCATAAACCCAGTGAAACAGACCTTCTCCGAGAGGCCGTACCACCGCACAAAGTCCTCGAAACGGTCTCGCTTGCCGCCGCCGACAATGACGAACTTCGCTTTGGGTTCCTTTGCAAGGATCACGCTGGCGGCGTCGAGAAGCACGTGAATGCCCTTTTCCCGCACAAACCGGCCCACATAGATGATGATCTTTTCGTCGGGCATCGCATAGCGAGAGCGATACTCGGCGAACTCGGATTGGGGCCAGTCAAACTCGAACTTGGAGGCGTCTATCCCGTTGTAGATGACGTCGATCTTGTCGGCGGGCACATCGAAGCTCTCCTGAACTTCCCCTTTCATGTACTCAGAGCACACGATAACCCGCCAAGCCTCATAGGTGAGCCAATACTCCTGTTCGTGGATGTACTTCTGAAGGTCGTTCCAAATGCCCCCGTTGCGGCCCTCCTCGGTGGCGTGGATCGTCGCGACGATCGGAAGTTGGTATTCGTACTTCAACTCCCGCGCGGCGTCGAGCGAGAGCCAGTCGTGGGCGTGAAAGACCGTCGGGCGTCCGCCAGGGCGCCAGTCCTCCAAGAGCTGTCGGACGCGGCGCTCAGTAGCGTCGTTGAGGAGCTGGATTTCATGAATGAAGTTGTCGGGCTCGCGCTCCAAGTGAACTCGGTGGACGTGGACGCCGCTGGTTTCGACCTCTTCATCGGGCGCCTGAGGCGTCGCCTTGGTGACCACATGAACCTCGACACCCGCTTTGACCAATTCACGGGAAAGCTCAAAAACGTGAGGGCTGATGCCGCCGACGATCCTGGGAGGATATTCCCAGGAGAGCATCATCACGCGAATCGAGTTGTCGGCCATGGCAGGTCACGCTTTGAGCCGCAAAGAGAGAGATTCAGGGCGCAAACCGTGGCTCAGAGGGTACCAGAGAGCAGGGAATGGGAGCCTAACCAGAAAAGGCCATAATAATGATTATCAGAAAGAACAAGGGAGCCCGTCTTGCTCCAATTGGCGTAAAAGGCGTATACGACCCATACGTCCTATCGGGCCTACCTATCTTGTGGATGGCCGCGCTGGATCTATCCCGCAAAGCCGTCAGCTTGATACGCGCGCATGCGGTCCTGGAGTTGGTGGGCCGCGCGGTCGCACTGGCTGATTGCGTCATCGAGCGAAAACTCACCCGTTCGGCCCGCCTGGAGCTTCTTGGCCAAGATCACGGCGCCTGCCGCCACGCCGATCACGGCGAGGACGGGAATCCAGGGAAAGGTGCCCTGTCGATCGCAGGTGCACGAGGTGTCCGAATGCATGTGGCCGTTCGATGCAGACATTTGTCTCTACTCCAGTTTATGACGCTATTCCCATTGTCGGTGTTTCTTTGCGTCACTTGAGGGGGTCTTTTGCCTGGAAACTTTCATCTTTTGCGGTGTTTGGCGCGCACCTCGTCGCGACGTCAAGAGCCTCGCTAGGTCTCCGGAAGACCCTGATTTCTGGAGCCATGTCGCTGCGAACGGTACAATCCCCGCGCATGCTTGACACCCTGACCAAGCGCATCACAGGGATTTTCTCGGGCCTTCGACGCAAAGGAAGGCTCACCGAATCGGACGTGCAGGACATGCTCCGGGAGATTCGCGTG carries:
- a CDS encoding glycosyltransferase family 4 protein; protein product: MRVMMLSWEYPPRIVGGISPHVFELSRELVKAGVEVHVVTKATPQAPDEEVETSGVHVHRVHLEREPDNFIHEIQLLNDATERRVRQLLEDWRPGGRPTVFHAHDWLSLDAARELKYEYQLPIVATIHATEEGRNGGIWNDLQKYIHEQEYWLTYEAWRVIVCSEYMKGEVQESFDVPADKIDVIYNGIDASKFEFDWPQSEFAEYRSRYAMPDEKIIIYVGRFVREKGIHVLLDAASVILAKEPKAKFVIVGGGKRDRFEDFVRWYGLSEKVCFTGFMANRSLHQLYRVADVAVFPSLYEPFGIVALEGMAAGIPVVASDAGGLKEVVLHDVTGTLSFANNPESLAWGILRVLGDPDRAGRLNANARVRLKTDFDWAQLAQATASVYKRVWDEFLSSHWAERTLWPVTAGAEERARVLRVREMAERGEVAAKATPSVAVTPELGRISFKEHEADVSPQ
- a CDS encoding BlaI/MecI/CopY family transcriptional regulator, yielding MNKNERLSLGASEAEVLTYIASHPGVTVGQVAQYFASAKGWVRTTLQTTMDRLLAKGLLRRQSGEGIARYESTMSSENIREGLVSTFVEGTLGGSLSPFVAYLSGGANITEQDHAELKRLVEELDRRRGK
- a CDS encoding M56 family metallopeptidase; this encodes MIETSAVALLGAALSASPLVLFALASGRCPKLSPRFRLWSGRIAFLKLLLGLLPLGIWIQTRVPVGSGTGSDTQTPMLWAFLLSVWLLGVLAVLGDMASSAMRTRAVVRLAKPLAVQPEHGVQFLEVQGAACPMATGWLHPKLLLPPNFDQQAQQSAVQHELAHVRHADLVWSVFYRIVCAVFWFHPLAFVLEREVHLWQEVVADQSACMAAATSPAEHAVLILAATRNEPTALIATALSGDGRLVKRRMEAIFQQGSGSKALLLAGILIGFACLAPAWVPYSREVRSIPARSRALAEPINAPSVEMATRAQ
- the meaB gene encoding methylmalonyl Co-A mutase-associated GTPase MeaB encodes the protein MRLRRRRTLAYVKSSKPTPIHPQSLSNELVDAYLSGSRLALARVITRVENDPSLFPALRKALDGRLGKGVRIGITGPPGVGKSTLTSAIALGLAGKGHKVGVIAVDPSSPFTGGAFMGDRVRMDALVGNPDIYVRSLASREGHGGLSPSTPYVAEVIEGYGMDRILIETVGVGQAELDVLRCADIVVLVLQPSTGDTIQTLKAGIIEAADLIVVNKADLPGIDSALQSLRFLFSLSGPRPDKPAPPVLATSAQQSSGIEKVIAEIEKQAGELISSGRHEAMRARRLVEEIRQSIQKELWTAFDSTIGADAAIAKEAAKLAKTGGSPYEFVRKACAKVRIEPVK
- a CDS encoding methylmalonyl-CoA mutase family protein produces the protein MAQMKIDDEVGKAAPTRDADFTSLSGRELLPVYDRSDVSDEDLGENLPLPGEYPYTRGVHPTMYRGKLWTMRQFAGFGSAHQTNERFRFLLEKGQTGLSTAFDNPTLYGWDSDHPLSEGEVGKTGVAVDTLADMEVLFGGIPLDKVSTSMTINAPAAWVFAMFLANAEKRGIPFAKLRGTIQNDILKEYIAQKEWIFPPEPHMRLITDMFAFCAEHVPQWNTISVSGYHIREAGATAAQELAFTLADGFCYVEHALEAGMKVDDFAPRLSFFFNSHLDFFEEIAKLRAARRIWARHLKEKYGSTSPRSWLCRFHVQTAGCSLTAQQPEINIVRTALEALAGVLGGCQSLHTNSMDEALALPSDKAVEIALRTQQVIAFESGVANVADPLGGSYYVERLTRDLEDEAEKYFAEIEQLGGMVKAIENGFPQREITRSAYEYQKALSAKRKIHVGVNEYVHEDEKLEIPLLEIDETVEREQIANLKALRESRDNVAVKDRLDKLERAARTKENLIPHLLDCSRHYVTLGEISATLIRVFGEYRETAFY